The nucleotide window GAGAGAGCCGCCGTTGAAGAGGATCAGGTCGGGCGCATAGGACTCCCGCTGCAGGGTCTGCCGGACCGTGTCGCGGTGATGTTCCAGAAACCAACCCAGGTGGCGCGTTACCGCCGGCTCGGACTCGTAGGGCAGGCCGAATTCGCTGATGCCCTGACGTTTGGCCCTGGGGGCCAGGCGCTGGGGGTCTTCCAGGGGGTAGAACCCCTCCAGCACGATTTTTTCCACCTCCTCCCGATGCAGTTCGGCCGCCAGGGTGCCGCCGATCAGCTTGCTGCCGGCGCCCATTAGAGTGATCTTGCGGGATTCGGCCGCCCTTTCCAGGAGGGCCTCTTTGGCCTGCCGGCATTGGTGGCAGAGATTTTTCCAGCGGTCGGCATTCAACGCGCCCTGCCCCGCCCCCAGGCGGCTTTCCAGGTGCCGTGCCAGGGCCAGGTCGACGTTGTCACCCCCCAGGATCAGGTGATCGCCCACCGCGATGCGCTCAAAGCGCGGGCTGCCTGCGACCTCCCGCAGGGTGATGAGGGTGAAGTCGGTGGTGCCGCCGCCGACGTCGCACACCAGGATCAGCTCGTTGGGCTGAACATGCTGCTCCCAGCGGGTTTCGTGCCGAATCAGCCAGCTGTAGAAGGCGGCCAGGGGCTCTTCGATCAGGGTGACGTCGGCCAGCCCCGCCTGCCGGGCGGCTTCGAGGGTCAAATCGCGGGCGACCTCGTCAAAAGAGGCCGGCACGGTCAGCACCACGGCCTGGTTTTCAAGAAAGGCGTCGTCATCGCCGCCCCGAGAGTAGTTCCAGGCCAGCCGGATGTGGGCGAGATAGGCGGCTGTGGCCTCCACCGGCGAGACCTTGTGCACCTCGGCGCCGGCCCCCCAGGGCAGAATCCGCGCCCGGCGGTCGGCACCGGCGTGACACAGCCAGCTTTTGGCCGAGGACACCAGCCGGGCCGGCACCTTGGCCCCGTGGTCACGGGCGAAGGCGCCCACGAAATGCGCCCCGTCCCAGCGCCAGGGAATGGTGAGATCCTCCCGGGCCACGTCGTATTCGCCGGGGATATAGAGAAAGGACGGCAGCACCGGCAGGGCGGCGAACTCGCCGGGACCGGCCAATTGGGGCACGTTGAAAAGGGTGATGCGCCGCGCGCCGCGCCCCTCGGCCAGGAGATCCACAAAAGAGACCGCCGAGTTGGTGGTGCCCAGGTCGATCCCCACGATAAAGCGTTTGCTGTCAGAGGCCACGCGCTACCTCAAGCGAAAAACCCGGCAAGACCTGCCGCTGGTGAATGAACAGGAAAACCGCTGGAACGGCAAAATCTCTCACGGCATAGGAGTCAGCCGGCATTGTTTTGTTCCCGGACGTTGAATTCGAGCTTCCAGCGCCGGCCGTCTTCTCGGGAGACGCACCAGAGCTCCAGGGTGCCGACCTCGGATATCCTGATTTCGATGGTCACCGGCACGATGCTGCCGGCCTCGCCGTCCAGGGTGGTTTCGATGGTGGTGAGGTGCTCGATCTCGCCGGCCCAGTCCTCAACGACCGTGCCGGGCGCGTCCTCGCGGCGGGTTGCGGAGGCCAGAAAGTCGAAACTGACCGGCTCGCCGACCACCAGCGCAAACTCCTGCTGGGCGAGAACTTCATCGCTGCCCTCCTCCATCCCGAACGGCGCCACGCAAAGCGCCTTGACAGGTGCCGGCATGCCGGGGACGGCCGGCATGGATGCGGCCACGCCGATGTAGTAGGAGCGCCCCAGGCCGCCACGGATCCGGATGCCCTCCCCCCTGCGGGCCAACCCGTAATAGGCGGCTCCGCGGGCCACGGCCAGATCGAAATCGGCGTGCCCCAGCTCCTGGAGCCCTTCGGAAACCTCGGTGGTTCGCCAGTCGGAGAGAATCTCCAGAATCCGCCGGCGCACCGCGCGGGCCTTCATCACCCCCCCGTTGAAGAGCACCGCGGTGGGCATCCGGGGCTCGGCGCCGCCCGCACCCTCCTGCCGGCGCAGAAAGCGGGCCAGATGGCGGGTGACGGCCGGATCGGCCTCATAGGCCAAACCGATTTCCTTGATGCCCGCCTTGGCCACTTTTTGGGGCGAGGCCGAGGGCTCGCAGGCCGGCAGAAAGCCGTCGAGGATGACCTGGTCCACCTCCTCGCGCGACAATTCGGTTTTCAACGTACCGCCGATCAGTTTGCTGCCGCGGCCGAGAATTGTCAGCGGATAGGCGGCGGTGTCCTCACCGCTCAGCAAGCGTTCCTTGGCCTGGCGGCAGGTGTGCCACAGGCCGCGCATCTGCCAGGCGTCCAGGCGGGTGCCTTTTTCAGCCAAACGGCGGGCCACGGCATAGGCCAGGGCCAGGTCCATGTTGTCGCCGCCCACCAGGAGGTGATCGCCGACGGCGATCCGCTCGAGCTCCAGCTGTCCGTCGGCCTCGGACACCCGGATCAGGCTGAAATCGCTGGTGCCGCCGCCGACGTCGCAGACCAGCACCAGGTCCCCCTTCTGGACCTGCTCCCGCCAGCGATCGCCGACCGCGTCGATCCAGGCGTAAAAGGCCGCCTGGGGTTCTTCCAAGAGAGTCACGTTTTCCAGCCCGGCACTGCGGGCCGCCTGGACGGTGAGTTCACGGGCGACCGCGTCGAAGGAGGCCGGCACGGT belongs to Desulfobacteraceae bacterium and includes:
- a CDS encoding Hsp70 family protein, with protein sequence MVTDPTYIIGIDLGTTNSVVAYTAARFEKGRPADICTLDVPQLVQAGTVENRPLLPSFIFSPGPHDIPEGGLELPWDADARVAVGEFARERGAEVPHRLISSAKSWLCNTMVDRNKPILPWEAPPDVERLSPVAASAAILRHIRDAWNFAVARNENGPDPSLRMEYQDIYLTVPASFDAVARELTVQAARSAGLENVTLLEEPQAAFYAWIDAVGDRWREQVQKGDLVLVCDVGGGTSDFSLIRVSEADGQLELERIAVGDHLLVGGDNMDLALAYAVARRLAEKGTRLDAWQMRGLWHTCRQAKERLLSGEDTAAYPLTILGRGSKLIGGTLKTELSREEVDQVILDGFLPACEPSASPQKVAKAGIKEIGLAYEADPAVTRHLARFLRRQEGAGGAEPRMPTAVLFNGGVMKARAVRRRILEILSDWRTTEVSEGLQELGHADFDLAVARGAAYYGLARRGEGIRIRGGLGRSYYIGVAASMPAVPGMPAPVKALCVAPFGMEEGSDEVLAQQEFALVVGEPVSFDFLASATRREDAPGTVVEDWAGEIEHLTTIETTLDGEAGSIVPVTIEIRISEVGTLELWCVSREDGRRWKLEFNVREQNNAG